One part of the Halopenitus persicus genome encodes these proteins:
- a CDS encoding metallophosphoesterase encodes MLTVVSDTHSTDGHRLTGRTLTAVREADVVIHAGDFHREPVLDAFAAEAATLRAVSGNNADAAIRDRLPADRTVEYAGLRFAVTHTKRGGETALALFGRERAADVVVFGHSHRPTVTETDDVTLVNPGSHAQPRGNRAAHAEFEPVDGDGVLEGRLVTPAGDVFERFRVHGDSIRE; translated from the coding sequence ATGCTCACCGTCGTCTCCGACACCCATAGCACGGACGGTCATCGCCTCACGGGACGCACGCTGACCGCGGTTCGGGAGGCGGACGTCGTGATCCACGCGGGGGATTTCCACCGCGAACCGGTCCTCGACGCGTTCGCCGCGGAGGCGGCCACCCTCCGCGCGGTGTCCGGAAACAACGCCGACGCCGCGATCCGCGACCGGCTGCCGGCCGATCGGACCGTCGAGTATGCCGGCCTCAGATTCGCGGTGACGCACACCAAACGCGGCGGCGAAACGGCGCTCGCGCTGTTCGGCCGCGAGCGTGCGGCCGACGTCGTGGTCTTCGGCCACAGCCACCGACCGACCGTCACGGAGACGGACGACGTGACGCTCGTCAACCCGGGGAGTCACGCACAGCCGCGTGGGAACCGGGCGGCACACGCGGAGTTCGAGCCGGTCGACGGCGACGGCGTCCTCGAGGGGCGGCTCGTGACGCCGGCCGGGGACGTCTTCGAGCGGTTTCGGGTTCACGGGGACTCGATACGGGAGTGA
- a CDS encoding DUF6663 family protein, with product MEPTTSGRFRVQRRVGTGSGGPGSDGPESDGPEPDVGGPTASFTVIELPDDPVAPDDPDAAEAYAPLLIEGDHAADTTALEPGFVVDATIGWTDGTARFLEYDVVRRTRIYVADDVTGMFEAATEAWEGARAAGESVVSTTTRGQDGEPNGALYLFPDGSDRDTLAELERGRVPIEPLIARVNERLGDGAARGVFLLRPTAYAFVAVLVAFDDDGVLARTVRDTYDLGSALADRLDRVADSTGVYADAGADTDDVDGNESRDDGTSSPF from the coding sequence ATGGAACCGACGACGTCGGGACGGTTTCGCGTGCAACGACGCGTCGGCACGGGAAGCGGCGGCCCCGGGTCGGATGGTCCCGAGTCGGATGGTCCCGAGCCCGACGTGGGGGGCCCCACAGCGTCGTTCACCGTGATCGAGCTCCCGGACGACCCGGTCGCGCCGGACGACCCGGACGCGGCCGAGGCGTACGCGCCGTTGTTGATCGAGGGGGATCACGCAGCCGATACGACCGCTCTCGAGCCCGGATTCGTCGTCGACGCGACGATCGGTTGGACGGACGGTACCGCTCGGTTTCTCGAGTACGACGTCGTTCGCCGGACGCGGATCTACGTCGCCGACGACGTCACGGGGATGTTCGAGGCGGCGACGGAGGCGTGGGAGGGAGCGCGCGCCGCCGGCGAGTCGGTGGTGTCGACGACCACTCGCGGCCAGGACGGCGAGCCGAACGGCGCGCTCTACCTGTTCCCCGACGGGTCCGACCGGGACACCCTCGCCGAGCTCGAACGCGGCCGGGTCCCGATCGAACCGCTGATCGCCCGCGTCAACGAGCGCCTCGGCGACGGTGCCGCCAGAGGCGTGTTCCTGTTGCGGCCGACTGCGTACGCGTTCGTCGCCGTGCTCGTCGCGTTCGACGACGACGGCGTCCTGGCACGGACCGTCCGCGACACCTACGATCTCGGGTCGGCGCTCGCCGACCGGCTCGATCGGGTCGCCGACTCGACCGGGGTGTACGCCGACGCAGGCGCCGACACCGACGACGTGGACGGGAACGAAAGCCGGGACGACGGCACGTCCTCGCCGTTCTAG
- a CDS encoding inorganic phosphate transporter — translation MALETAATFAVAGLASLFMAWAIGAGSSGSTPFAPAVGANAISVMRAGLVVGVLGFLGAVLQGANVTEAVGTELIGGVTLTAGAAIVALLTAAALVAIGVFTGYPIATAFTVTGAVVGVGLAMGGAPAWAKYTEIATLWVLTPFVGGGSAYVAARALQSDRGSERALTAVLAGIVGVILGNIGFAFLGPANQQGSLAGTFGTKLPVGSWIGIDLGPVLLTLACAVVVGCVVYLDIGRDRDGGQRRFLLALGGLVAFSAGGSQVGLAIGPLVPILDDAAVPLWAVLVGGGTGLLIGSWTGAPRMIKAIAQDYASMGPRRSIAALIPSFAIAQTAVAFGIPVSFNEIIVSAIVGAGYAAGGSGVSKQKMGYTVFAWIGSLTVSLAVGFGTYWLLSTVGVV, via the coding sequence ATGGCGCTGGAAACCGCCGCCACGTTCGCCGTCGCGGGACTCGCGAGCCTGTTCATGGCGTGGGCGATCGGCGCGGGGTCGTCGGGGTCGACGCCGTTCGCGCCGGCGGTCGGCGCCAACGCCATCTCGGTGATGCGGGCGGGGCTCGTCGTCGGCGTCCTCGGCTTCCTCGGCGCGGTGCTGCAGGGAGCGAACGTCACCGAGGCGGTCGGAACGGAGCTGATCGGCGGCGTCACGCTTACCGCCGGCGCGGCGATCGTGGCGCTGCTCACGGCCGCCGCGCTCGTCGCGATCGGCGTCTTCACCGGCTATCCGATCGCGACCGCGTTCACCGTCACGGGGGCCGTCGTCGGCGTCGGTCTCGCGATGGGCGGGGCACCGGCGTGGGCGAAGTACACCGAGATCGCCACGCTCTGGGTGCTCACTCCGTTCGTCGGCGGCGGGAGCGCGTACGTCGCGGCGCGCGCACTGCAGAGCGACCGGGGATCCGAACGGGCTCTGACCGCGGTCCTTGCCGGGATCGTGGGCGTCATCCTCGGAAACATCGGGTTCGCGTTCCTCGGACCGGCGAACCAACAGGGATCCCTCGCGGGAACGTTCGGCACGAAGCTGCCGGTCGGGTCGTGGATCGGGATCGACCTCGGCCCGGTCCTGTTGACGCTCGCCTGCGCCGTGGTCGTCGGGTGCGTCGTCTATCTCGACATCGGGCGCGACCGGGACGGCGGCCAGCGGCGGTTTCTGTTGGCGCTCGGCGGCCTCGTCGCGTTCTCCGCCGGCGGGTCCCAGGTCGGCCTGGCGATCGGACCGCTGGTTCCGATACTCGACGACGCCGCGGTCCCCCTGTGGGCAGTCCTCGTCGGCGGCGGGACCGGGTTGTTGATCGGGTCCTGGACCGGGGCACCACGGATGATCAAGGCGATCGCCCAGGACTACGCGTCGATGGGGCCACGGCGGTCGATCGCGGCGCTCATCCCGTCGTTCGCGATCGCTCAGACTGCGGTCGCGTTCGGGATCCCCGTCTCGTTCAACGAGATCATCGTCTCGGCGATCGTCGGCGCCGGCTATGCGGCCGGCGGATCCGGCGTCAGCAAGCAAAAGATGGGCTACACGGTGTTCGCGTGGATCGGCTCGCTGACGGTCTCGTTGGCGGTTGGCTTCGGTACATACTGGCTGCTGTCGACGGTTGGCGTCGTGTAG
- a CDS encoding CRISPR-associated protein Cas4: MPSGSVAFGDLTRAAYCPRQLYYARQEPDRSIPDAQRSRIDLAFRYPELATADDAALSDRPIDPHPAVYRERLRALRDGGLAERFGVPWRSLANPDRTRAFLVGRSCHGIAHKVLSGNDVTEPSGADAAATPSGDHDVGSSVDDAGDADAGAPPIPCLVSPGTPPKQGVWEPQTVRAVAIAKALAWEREREIPRVLVEYPAVGVVREVSLTVRTKAAYRRALRTARGIDGPPPRVSDDRCPPCEYRDQCGTETRSLRSRLGL, from the coding sequence ATCCCGTCGGGATCGGTCGCCTTCGGCGACCTGACGCGCGCCGCCTACTGCCCACGCCAGCTCTACTACGCGCGGCAGGAGCCGGACCGATCGATCCCCGACGCACAGCGGTCCCGGATCGATCTCGCGTTTCGGTATCCGGAGTTAGCCACGGCGGACGATGCGGCGCTGTCCGATCGTCCGATCGATCCACATCCTGCCGTCTACCGCGAGCGGCTCCGAGCGCTTCGCGATGGCGGACTCGCAGAACGGTTCGGGGTTCCGTGGCGATCGCTTGCGAACCCGGACCGAACGCGGGCGTTTCTGGTCGGCCGGTCCTGCCATGGCATCGCGCACAAGGTGCTCTCCGGAAACGACGTCACCGAACCGTCCGGTGCCGACGCCGCCGCCACTCCGTCCGGTGACCACGACGTCGGCTCGTCCGTCGATGACGCCGGCGATGCCGACGCCGGTGCTCCGCCGATCCCGTGTCTCGTCTCGCCCGGAACGCCGCCGAAACAGGGCGTCTGGGAGCCGCAGACCGTTCGCGCGGTCGCGATCGCCAAGGCGCTCGCCTGGGAACGGGAGCGGGAGATCCCCCGCGTTCTCGTCGAGTATCCGGCAGTCGGCGTGGTCCGTGAAGTCTCGCTGACGGTCCGGACGAAGGCTGCCTATCGACGCGCTCTGCGGACGGCTCGCGGGATCGACGGACCGCCGCCGCGGGTCTCGGACGACCGGTGTCCGCCCTGCGAGTATCGGGACCAATGCGGCACCGAGACGCGGTCACTGCGCTCCCGGCTGGGGTTGTGA
- a CDS encoding DUF7536 family protein, giving the protein MSEKRPGGASLSAFFTALDVRRNATIGGGVGLAVGIGAYLFRLLEPFGPFTGTREYPVIGPEGWFLLLAVVLAVTCGMLVTIALTVRSAVRRTRELNDSE; this is encoded by the coding sequence GTGAGCGAGAAACGACCCGGGGGGGCGTCGCTGTCGGCCTTCTTCACGGCGCTGGACGTTCGACGGAACGCCACGATCGGCGGCGGCGTCGGTCTCGCGGTCGGGATCGGGGCGTATCTGTTTCGGCTGCTCGAGCCGTTCGGCCCCTTCACCGGAACGCGCGAGTATCCGGTGATCGGACCGGAGGGGTGGTTCCTGCTGCTCGCGGTCGTGCTGGCGGTGACCTGCGGGATGCTCGTGACGATCGCGTTGACCGTCCGGTCGGCGGTCAGACGAACACGCGAGTTGAACGACTCCGAATAG
- a CDS encoding DUF7859 family protein — translation MDSPDPLFVGLLIALAAFFLFAYLLVRRTLLSLRKGYEDGQR, via the coding sequence ATGGACTCGCCCGATCCGCTGTTCGTCGGCCTGCTGATCGCGTTGGCGGCCTTCTTTCTCTTCGCGTATCTCCTCGTCCGGCGAACGCTGTTGAGCCTGCGGAAGGGCTACGAGGACGGACAACGGTAG
- a CDS encoding redoxin domain-containing protein: protein MVDFDVVELPETDHVAVGETAPDFTRPLVNTEFWEDRSLSSLLADGPVLLVAYPMDGAFPATYVWNEIADRGWTDAIDVVGIGISTPYEHGTLLAERGVDARLFSDPAASVLEEYGVANDLDGMTGIVDARPAVFAIDEDRTVRYAWVADEHPEFPPYDAIGEAIDDLTA, encoded by the coding sequence ATGGTTGACTTCGACGTCGTCGAGCTGCCGGAGACGGACCACGTCGCGGTCGGCGAGACTGCCCCCGACTTCACCCGCCCGCTCGTGAACACGGAGTTCTGGGAGGACCGATCGCTGTCGAGCCTCCTCGCGGACGGCCCGGTCCTGCTCGTCGCGTACCCGATGGACGGCGCCTTCCCGGCGACGTACGTCTGGAACGAGATCGCCGACCGCGGCTGGACCGACGCGATCGACGTCGTCGGGATCGGTATCTCGACGCCCTACGAGCACGGGACGCTGCTCGCGGAGCGGGGTGTCGACGCGCGGCTGTTCTCGGATCCCGCCGCGTCGGTCCTCGAGGAGTACGGGGTCGCGAACGACCTCGACGGGATGACGGGGATCGTCGACGCCAGACCCGCCGTCTTCGCGATCGACGAGGACCGAACCGTCCGCTACGCGTGGGTGGCCGACGAGCATCCCGAGTTCCCGCCCTACGACGCGATCGGCGAGGCGATCGACGACCTGACCGCCTGA
- a CDS encoding glutathione S-transferase N-terminal domain-containing protein has translation MPDETTDITLYRLQACPFCERVVRTLDELDLSYRSRFIEPMHSERNVVKRVTGARTVPAIVDETTGVTMSESANIVEYLETTYGEGGA, from the coding sequence ATGCCCGACGAGACGACCGACATCACGCTGTATCGGCTGCAGGCGTGCCCGTTCTGCGAGCGGGTCGTCCGAACCCTCGATGAACTCGATCTGTCGTACCGCTCGCGGTTCATCGAGCCGATGCACTCGGAGCGAAACGTCGTCAAGCGCGTCACCGGCGCGCGAACGGTCCCCGCGATCGTCGACGAGACCACGGGCGTGACGATGTCCGAGAGCGCAAACATCGTCGAGTACCTCGAGACGACCTACGGCGAGGGAGGCGCCTGA
- a CDS encoding L-threonylcarbamoyladenylate synthase, whose product MNDQPRPPDEGDAAAHETLPEDVRSAIDRAETAVNDGDLVVYPTETVYGLGADALDPEAVERVFETKGRDRSKPLSFGVSSVEAALEHTRPTELEAACLREFLPGPVTVIVERAATVPDVLTAGRDRVGIRVPDHPIALALCAAAGPITATSANRSGTGSVRRLSELSPEIRDAAAVLIDGGETPGTESTVVEPETGTIHRRGANADAIAAWLDDR is encoded by the coding sequence ATGAACGACCAGCCACGACCGCCGGACGAGGGAGACGCGGCGGCACACGAAACCCTTCCCGAGGACGTCCGGTCGGCGATCGACCGTGCCGAGACCGCGGTCAACGACGGCGACCTCGTCGTGTATCCCACGGAGACCGTCTACGGGCTCGGCGCCGACGCGCTCGACCCGGAGGCCGTGGAGCGCGTCTTCGAGACGAAGGGGCGAGACCGGTCGAAGCCGCTCTCGTTCGGCGTCAGCAGCGTCGAGGCGGCGCTCGAACACACGCGGCCGACCGAGTTGGAGGCCGCCTGTCTCCGCGAGTTCCTCCCGGGCCCGGTCACGGTGATCGTCGAGCGAGCGGCAACCGTCCCCGACGTGCTCACGGCCGGCCGCGACCGGGTCGGGATCCGAGTCCCCGATCACCCGATCGCGCTCGCGCTGTGCGCCGCGGCCGGACCGATCACGGCCACGAGCGCGAACCGGTCGGGAACGGGCAGCGTTCGCCGGCTCTCAGAGCTCAGTCCGGAGATCCGTGACGCCGCGGCGGTCCTGATCGACGGCGGCGAGACGCCCGGAACCGAAAGCACCGTGGTCGAGCCCGAGACGGGGACGATCCACCGGCGCGGCGCCAACGCGGACGCGATCGCGGCGTGGCTCGACGACCGGTAG
- a CDS encoding PfkB family carbohydrate kinase, translated as MRGGPPGVSITALPDGSIDVRCRVEFGAGGVVRSRERFGEAIASGAHKSARLVPTARDPGGQAVNLALGARALGADVRLLGHLDAEGMPPFPFPTHSFGVPATVHLLEFADETVMLAEESPDLRSWGYSELSAAVDAMDRPLSADVVCWGNWVSVPRTTATLRTLADRRDSLPGTLLVDPGDLVDSDPDAIRDLFDALAALESVTDVVFNANRREIRACAAVLDPPIRTSEDGVRADPSDPRSVEIATADDETQLRSLRAATGLSGVVMHAADRAVMTTTDRESVVAVPNLETGPPVRWTGGGDRFGAGLAVGLGAGWPLETALACGNAAASYYLTHDRTGGADDLAAFLADAAPPN; from the coding sequence TTGCGCGGGGGGCCGCCCGGCGTCTCGATCACCGCGCTGCCGGACGGCTCGATCGACGTCCGCTGCCGGGTCGAGTTCGGCGCCGGCGGGGTCGTGCGCTCCCGCGAACGGTTCGGCGAGGCGATCGCCTCCGGCGCCCACAAGTCGGCTCGCCTGGTCCCGACCGCCCGCGACCCCGGCGGACAGGCGGTGAACCTCGCGCTCGGGGCTCGCGCGCTCGGAGCCGACGTTCGCCTCCTCGGCCACCTCGACGCCGAGGGGATGCCCCCGTTTCCGTTCCCGACCCACTCCTTCGGGGTGCCGGCGACCGTCCACCTCCTCGAGTTCGCGGACGAGACGGTAATGCTGGCCGAGGAGTCCCCCGATCTCAGGTCCTGGGGATATTCCGAGCTATCGGCCGCGGTCGACGCGATGGACCGACCGCTCTCCGCCGACGTCGTCTGTTGGGGTAACTGGGTGTCCGTTCCCCGCACCACCGCGACCCTGCGGACCCTCGCCGATCGACGGGACTCGCTGCCGGGAACGCTCCTGGTCGACCCGGGCGATCTCGTCGATAGCGATCCCGACGCGATCCGGGACCTGTTCGACGCCCTGGCGGCCCTCGAGTCGGTGACCGACGTCGTGTTCAACGCCAACCGTCGGGAGATCCGCGCGTGTGCAGCGGTTCTCGATCCCCCGATTCGGACGTCGGAGGACGGAGTTCGGGCGGATCCATCCGATCCCCGATCGGTCGAGATCGCCACCGCCGACGACGAGACCCAGCTCCGATCCCTTCGAGCCGCGACGGGACTCTCCGGCGTCGTGATGCACGCGGCCGACCGCGCCGTTATGACGACGACGGACCGCGAGTCGGTCGTCGCGGTTCCCAACCTCGAGACGGGACCACCGGTTCGCTGGACGGGCGGCGGGGACCGGTTCGGCGCCGGACTCGCGGTCGGACTCGGGGCGGGCTGGCCGCTCGAGACGGCGCTCGCCTGCGGCAACGCGGCCGCGTCCTACTACCTCACGCACGACCGTACCGGCGGGGCGGACGACCTCGCCGCGTTCCTCGCGGACGCTGCCCCGCCGAACTAG
- a CDS encoding DUF5518 domain-containing protein, which yields MQTQRATGSVLLGAVVSIIAGFLPFVSFVAPLLGGGVAGYFHRTGLREGAGAGALMGVFLSLLGVVLQILGPVLPAFPAAVVLGPWARGFGLGMLDSIVAIIAASAILLVIVGAVGGAIGGALAGRRTQQTNETVG from the coding sequence ATGCAGACACAACGAGCGACCGGTAGCGTACTTCTCGGCGCGGTCGTCTCGATCATCGCGGGCTTTCTGCCATTCGTGTCGTTCGTCGCACCATTGCTTGGCGGCGGCGTTGCGGGATACTTCCACCGCACCGGGCTGCGAGAGGGCGCAGGTGCAGGCGCACTTATGGGCGTATTTCTCTCTCTCCTCGGGGTAGTGCTCCAGATATTGGGGCCCGTTCTCCCTGCGTTCCCTGCAGCAGTCGTCCTCGGTCCGTGGGCACGTGGATTTGGACTCGGCATGTTGGATAGTATCGTCGCGATCATCGCCGCGAGCGCGATTTTACTCGTGATCGTCGGCGCAGTTGGCGGTGCCATCGGGGGCGCCCTCGCCGGGCGGCGAACACAGCAGACAAACGAAACAGTTGGATAG
- a CDS encoding methyltransferase domain-containing protein, translating to MGLLEDKGRARLFYKYLSTVYDRINPFVWDERMRTEALDWLDPAADDRVLDVGCGTGFGTEGLLERTDDVHALDQSVHQMEKAFAKFGTRDRVKFYRGDAERLPFADDTFDAVWSSGSIEYWPHPVAGLREIRRVAKPGATVLVVGPDYPNSRLLQRLADAIMLFYDAEEADRMFEEAGYETYEHHIQQAKPGSPKAITTVATVPDR from the coding sequence ATGGGACTTCTGGAGGACAAGGGTCGCGCGCGGCTCTTCTACAAGTATCTCTCGACGGTGTACGACCGGATCAACCCCTTCGTGTGGGACGAGCGGATGCGCACGGAGGCGCTCGACTGGCTCGATCCCGCCGCCGACGACCGCGTCCTCGACGTCGGGTGCGGAACCGGCTTCGGGACCGAGGGGCTGTTGGAGCGCACCGACGACGTGCACGCGCTCGACCAGAGCGTCCACCAGATGGAGAAGGCGTTCGCCAAGTTCGGCACTCGCGACCGCGTGAAGTTCTATCGCGGCGACGCCGAACGGCTTCCGTTCGCCGACGACACCTTCGACGCCGTCTGGTCGTCGGGATCGATCGAGTACTGGCCGCATCCGGTCGCCGGACTCCGGGAGATCCGACGCGTCGCCAAGCCCGGGGCGACCGTCCTCGTCGTCGGGCCTGACTACCCGAACTCCCGGCTGCTCCAGCGGCTCGCCGACGCGATCATGCTCTTCTATGACGCAGAGGAGGCCGACCGGATGTTCGAGGAGGCGGGCTATGAGACCTACGAGCACCACATCCAGCAGGCCAAACCCGGCAGTCCCAAGGCGATCACGACGGTCGCCACCGTCCCCGATCGATAG
- a CDS encoding hemolysin family protein: MGLSPNTPLAAGLLQVGPVSTTTWTILGCLAIVVLLGLSAFFSSSEIAMFSLPKHRVDNLVEEDVRGARTVQKLRENPHRLLVTILVGNNIVNIATSAIATSMFGFYLSQGQAIVATTFGITAIVLLFAETAPKSYAVEHSESWSLRIARPLQYSEWLLLPLVILFDYLTRVINRITGGRAAIESTYVTREEIQNIIQTGEREGVIEEDEREMLDRIFRFNNTIAKEVMTPRLDVTAVPKSASVEEAIQTCVQSDHERVPIYEGNLDNIVGVVTVRDLVRELRYAEGEPSLERVVKPTLHVPESKNADELLEEMQDNRLQMVIVIDEFGTTEGIITLEDMVEEIVGDILEGDEPEPIEFIDENVAMVQGEVNIDEVNEMLGIDLPEGQEFETLAGFVFNRAGRLVEEGESIAYDGIDIRIERVDNTRIMKARVTVTDEYGAETAAEIEGEDAAVEQTPESDPN; this comes from the coding sequence ATGGGCTTGTCGCCGAATACGCCGCTGGCCGCCGGGCTTCTCCAGGTCGGGCCGGTCAGCACGACGACGTGGACGATCCTCGGATGCCTCGCGATCGTCGTGCTCCTGGGACTGTCCGCCTTCTTCTCCTCCTCGGAGATCGCGATGTTCTCGCTGCCGAAACACCGCGTCGACAACCTGGTCGAGGAGGACGTTCGTGGGGCACGGACCGTCCAGAAGCTCCGCGAGAACCCACACCGACTGTTGGTGACGATCCTCGTCGGCAACAACATCGTCAACATCGCGACGTCAGCGATCGCCACGTCGATGTTCGGCTTCTACCTCTCGCAGGGGCAGGCGATCGTCGCCACCACGTTCGGGATCACGGCCATCGTGTTGCTGTTCGCCGAGACCGCGCCGAAGTCCTACGCGGTCGAACATAGCGAGTCGTGGTCGCTGCGGATCGCTCGACCGCTGCAGTACTCCGAATGGCTGTTGCTCCCGCTGGTGATCCTCTTCGATTACCTCACCCGCGTCATCAACCGGATCACCGGCGGTCGGGCGGCGATCGAGTCGACGTACGTCACCCGCGAGGAGATCCAGAACATCATCCAGACCGGCGAGCGCGAGGGCGTCATCGAGGAGGACGAACGGGAGATGCTCGACCGCATATTCCGGTTCAACAACACGATCGCCAAGGAGGTGATGACGCCGCGGCTCGACGTCACCGCCGTCCCGAAATCGGCCAGCGTCGAGGAGGCGATCCAGACCTGCGTCCAGTCGGACCACGAGCGTGTCCCGATCTACGAGGGGAACCTCGACAACATCGTCGGCGTCGTCACCGTCCGTGACCTCGTTCGTGAGCTCCGGTACGCCGAGGGTGAGCCCTCCCTGGAGCGCGTCGTCAAGCCGACGCTGCACGTGCCCGAATCGAAGAACGCGGACGAGCTCCTCGAGGAGATGCAGGACAATCGGCTCCAGATGGTCATCGTCATCGACGAGTTCGGCACGACCGAGGGGATCATCACCCTGGAGGACATGGTCGAGGAGATCGTCGGCGACATCCTCGAGGGCGACGAGCCCGAGCCGATCGAGTTCATCGACGAGAACGTCGCGATGGTTCAGGGGGAGGTCAACATCGACGAGGTGAATGAGATGCTCGGAATCGACCTCCCGGAGGGGCAGGAGTTCGAGACGCTCGCCGGCTTCGTGTTCAACCGCGCCGGCCGGCTCGTCGAGGAGGGCGAGTCGATCGCCTACGACGGGATCGACATCCGGATCGAGCGCGTCGACAACACGCGGATCATGAAGGCTCGCGTGACCGTCACCGACGAGTACGGCGCCGAGACGGCCGCCGAGATCGAGGGGGAGGACGCGGCGGTCGAACAGACGCCGGAATCAGACCCGAACTGA
- a CDS encoding type IV pilin — translation MIPSIRLTDGRRSGPTDRPHPAGDRERRTEVRDERRTEVRDERRPSSEGPRSPIRSDRAFAPIGVVLLILLTTVLAGGSAVLVTGAVDPIDPAPTATLSLSVQDRTVTLTNRGGDALSIPDLRIRIRVDGDPLREQPPVPFFSAAGYEPGPTGAFNSAGTTTLGPGERASFRIAGTNDPVPEPGSTVELRVFDGEQPVARLTATAA, via the coding sequence ATGATCCCGTCCATCCGACTCACCGACGGCCGACGATCGGGACCGACTGACCGACCGCATCCGGCGGGCGATCGCGAACGACGAACGGAGGTGCGTGACGAACGACGAACGGAGGTGCGTGACGAACGACGGCCGAGCAGTGAGGGGCCGCGATCGCCGATCCGGTCCGATCGCGCGTTCGCCCCGATCGGCGTCGTCCTTCTGATACTCCTCACGACGGTGCTTGCCGGCGGCTCCGCGGTGCTCGTCACCGGCGCGGTCGACCCGATCGATCCCGCGCCGACCGCGACGCTGTCGCTGTCGGTCCAGGACCGGACGGTCACGCTGACCAACCGCGGCGGCGACGCGTTGTCGATTCCCGACCTGCGGATCCGGATCCGGGTTGACGGGGATCCCCTGCGGGAGCAGCCGCCCGTGCCGTTCTTCTCGGCAGCCGGCTACGAACCCGGACCGACCGGCGCGTTCAACAGCGCGGGAACGACGACGCTCGGGCCGGGGGAACGCGCGTCGTTCCGGATCGCCGGAACCAACGATCCCGTCCCGGAGCCGGGATCGACCGTCGAGCTACGGGTGTTCGACGGCGAACAACCGGTCGCAAGGCTGACGGCGACGGCAGCGTAA